Within Anopheles nili chromosome 3, idAnoNiliSN_F5_01, whole genome shotgun sequence, the genomic segment ACGTCCGCGAAGGTGAACACATTTGTTGACACAAAAACCAATCGGAAGCCCGGTCGTGGGACGGCGGCGTCGATATTGAACGCTACTTGAGAGgcggcttttgttttgtcgttGTTGCATTAGAGGGTATTTAAGAAGGTAGGGGATTTTCCCATTTTACAAATATCGAAACGGGGGGATGCACACGTGGGCAATAGGCACGCTTGTTGGCACATTGGCGCTGATTCAGCGGCAGAATTATTGAGTGATCTGTGAAGGAGCTCGTGAAGGCGTACGCAACCTTCTAGTGACGTGGAAAATCGCCTTGACGCAGTGATTCGATTTGATGTGTCTTATTCGCTTCCAACAGCGATCGAAATGGTGCCCTTAATGAAGGCGCATTATGGTCTAACCGGTCGAATTTGGTCacctttttcaatttcaattaaccAGCCCATTTCGTGGGTCGGCACCATGTCAAtcaaccaaaccgaacgcaaacaatatttattgcttttcatCATGCCTCGTCGTGttgtgcaattatttttccaccccgtttcATCTTTGTGTTATATGACCGCACGAAAAGCGATTCAATCATCACCACCGCACATTATCAGCTTTTATTCGATGAAACGATAACACACCTGGCAATGAGCTGGCAATAATAAAAAGCAGACTGGGAGGACGCTcccttttggtggaaattgatCCGCAGCATAATAATTCCAGCGGTTGAACTGACCagcgatcaaaacaaacacacgaccGCAAATTATGATCCCGATCGCGAGCGAGGGGGATGAAATGAATTGTGCGGTGGTCTCTCTTTTTAGACTCGATGAAGGTCAGTCGAACACGGAACGCGATCAGAACGAAGGcggtcgcgatcgcgttcggAATTGCGCGAATGGAAGCGACCAGAACGTGGGTAAATTGCTCGCTGGTGGttcatcatttatttattagctTCGGTGGGTTTGAGTTGGCACTCCACGGCTCGGTGAAGATCCGTCaagcgatgatttatgatcgTTTCGTCGAGACGAGGGATTCGTTCGATCGCCAGCGAACCGGTGGAGAATGTTGATTAAATACAAGCTGTAGCTcgtgtggttgtggttgttgtttgcgatgctgttgttgctttccgCTTGTCCCAGGAAATGTGTCTTTTCAACCCACCAGACGGTCAAACCCTTTGGCGTGTTTCTGGGCTCTTTTGTGACACGAAGCAATGCTTGGAATTCACGCCCATTTTGCTTCCAAACGATCGAGAGTCAAACGCTGGCTTTTACAATTACGCTAGCCTTTTGCAAAGCAAATCCAAATGCGCTCTGGGAAACAGGCGAGTGTAGAACATTCGAAGGCCACCCGGCGATCGAATCGGACGCGATCGAAGTCATTCTCTTGGCCGTTCCTAAGCAACCTACTCACGCATTTGCGGTCGCAATTCCTCACGTCTACATTCACCCCGGCGGTGGTTTGCATTCCGCACCTGAACATCGACGTTTGTCCCGTGATTGGCCTTCAACTCTACTCTACTGGGGCCGGTTGATTTACTTACACTCGCACGCTAAATGAAGTCGTTGCACGCCCGCAGACGATGGCCAGCGCAGGCAAGCATTCCTGAAGTTGGAGTGAATTTTAAAGCCGTCCAGCAAATGCCCACCGTTCAAATGCCAGCGAGCTTGGCGTAGTTTTGGAATACGAAATAATTTCACGCTTGCGGTActcacgcgaaaaaaaaatcaccgcaCCCCAAACGATCGTTTATGCTTCGAAGTGGCCTTTATGTGAGCCATTCCAGGGAAACGTGCACCGTAACCGTATGCTGCGCAATGCGCTCCATCGAAAGTTAAACCACGTAAAGTGCATTTAAAACAATGCCCACCCAGTGGCCGACGCCATTCCGGTGTAATGGTCGTTTTGTTGGAGCCcaatttttggttttgttttgtggttttttcattttcgtccGTCCATTAAatcgaaaaccgaaaccccgAAAATGGTGGTTCGTTCTCAAAGCAcgctcgcgaaaaaaaaggccagctGAAGTTTGATGAGCTTCGGTACGAGTGACTTCAACGCCAGTCAAGGACACGAACCCCGCGCGCGACTCGCTGACGGCGCTGTGGTCGTGATTCTTGacctcatttttttttgctgttatttttgttgtgtgcTTGCGCTCTACTACCATGTGATTTAACTCAACACCAACGCAGCTCGGTATTGCGACGGAACCACTCGCAGACGATGCTGAGGAACCAACCAAACGAACTCAGCGAAGTGAACGGCAAATAGCGCCCCATACGCAAGGGCCAATTCTTGCCATTCCCCCCTCCATTTGCATTAGCCGCCGGGAGTTACAACGGCCGTTTGGCACGcttcataaatcattcgctCATCAGAAACCGCCCGCTTCCTCCGGCGAACTGATTGAGCCGTGTGGCGCTCGTTCCGAATGAAAATAGCTCGTGAGGCAACAACTCGAGTGGCGGCTCGAAAAGCTCGACGGAACAGTGCAGCTCACGTTCAAGCATTCCACGCACCGGATGCACCGAATGACGGCGAACGTTTCGTGATCAGCTTCGATTTGCGATCGCGCGTTTGGTTTGGATGCGatgggagtaaaaaaaaaaagaaagcttttTAATGCCGCTCCCGAGTTAATGAGCGTTGAGCGAGTGTCGTGTGGCGAATGGGAGGCATCCAAAGCGACATTCGTTCGTGAAATTAGATGCAATTGCTAACAGCTCGGTGGAACGAAGATAAGTAAaattggggggggggagagaaaaaacggaTACATTATTGCACCCGAagcgcgcgtggaaaatgagtgaatatgaaatttaattacccGCCAGaagaagcaaccaaaaaaaccgCCAACCGTCAACGTGGATGCGCAGGCTCGTTCGACCCGACGGAAGAGGTTAAAACCGTCATCTCGCCAAGCTAATCAGATAACGGGGTTGTGGCCTACCTTTATCGCGTGTAGGAGCGCCAGTGGCATAAGTCAGCCCCAGCACGGTAACACCTCGAACGATGGCAAATCGCACGGAATCACCTAATGAGCAGCTGtgtgtggctgctgctgctgctgctgctacacCGGGACCGGTTGCTGCAACTTAATAGGTCACGGTGCAAATTGGCTTTCGGTTGCAGCCACTTGTTGCCCACATGCGCAGGAAGGACCGgtaagaaaaagaaggcaaaaccCGTGCCCCCGGTCGGTGTCGACTTCCGGCGTAAAACGAAGCCGCTTAGGGGACTCCTTCGAAAAGTGCGCTGCCAGCAACACGCGATCGTACCCGAGCTGGCGGTTAAATTACACACGATATCCGTTTCACTTGCCATCGCTTCCTTGTCCGGTTTTAAAATCGACACGGAGAAGGAGGCAAGGTGCCTGAGGGTGGGTCGGTTCCCAATTCCCCGATCTCCGGTCAGCTTTCGCTCAAATCCCCAGCCAGCCGGTTTGGATCTGAACCGTGGAATCGAACGAACGTGGCAAAAGTAGCCCACGGTGTCACTAGTCCCAGGGAGGGCGACGGCTCTATTTCCCGGTGACCAACCTGGCCACCGAAGCCGGTCAGACCACTCTCACCACCTGATGGCTGGGGAAGTATATATTTGCATATCGATTTTCGAACGTTGGGATACGGCGCCTGGAGGGAGGTAGGCTGGCAAATAAATTCCTTCATGCGAGAGGCGGGCAGCAAATTGCTATCATTGCCACCTGATATTATGGTGCTTTTGATTTCCTAAAAGCTGTTTTACTGGGGCAGGCAGCTAGTGGAGCAGGGTCATAACTCCcacgggaaattaatttcagaAATCTGCTCTCGTTTCGTCGTTCCCGGGAATCGCATTTGTCTTATTTACGATACCGATTTCTTTTAATAATTTCCATTAGGCCAAGAATCAGGAAAGTTGGACTGATAAATAGCTTATCTTGATTTATGATTTCTGTGCTAATAGTAATGTTATCTCTGCCGTAAAGTCCCAGATTTCTTTGACATTCTTCACTTGACTGTACTGTTTAGCAATCTCGTGAAATTTGTATAGAGTTTGCTAGAGTAGTCATTCTCTCTGTCTTCTTATTCTTATGTCTACCTTCCTTCCAATGAAGATCAGCTTTTTGAGCTTGATTCACAGGAATCGAGATAAGGATATGCtcaaaattcatttaaaaccTTCCACGTAGCATCTTAGTGTTTTGATTAAAATGCCTTCAAATATGCGCGATGTTGCGGCATTGTCCTTTATTTGCCCTTCCGGGATAATGCACTTGTTAAGGAAGGTTCAATTCGTGATCAACTTGAATTAACATTTTCAATAGGTGATCTGTTTCGACTTTATCTATCTTAAGCTTTCCTTTATTTACTATTTGATTCTGATATCCTTGCCAGTCCCTGTTGCCATCCTTTCTAATTTATTAGTATCTAAGTTTGTATACAAAAACTTGAATTCCTCTTGAAATGATTGATTCAAGTGAACATGTGACCTcccaaaaaaacccattccatCTTTTCCTAACACCCTCTCAAGGACTTAACCAAACGAAGCTAAAAAAGTAGACATTTGCTCACCTTTCGGCATGCCGCAGGGCGGTTTCGTGCGTGAATTGTCCAGAAAGTCGAGATCGTACTTCCGCGCCGGTGGAAACGTCAACGAAACGTGGGCCTCCGCCTCAGGCCACAGCAAACCGCCgcacaccagcaacaccagcatcCCGCCGGTCATCCACAAACCGACACTTTGCACCATGGCGTGGCTTGCGACTTTTAGCGGGTCTTTTAGCAGGCCACCAAAATAGACTCAACTCGCTGCCCGGACGTTCCTCTCGATGCGAGACGCGAGAGCTTTCACGACACCCGATGACAAATGAAGCTCCCTCGCTGCCGCAAACACACCACTGGGCCTGGGTGTGAAATGGCCACTTTTACTTTTCACAACACGCGCCCGTACGCACTGTACACGCAAATGCACACGCACTGATTAACGATCAACCTCGATcgatgggggggagggggggggatggaGAAATAAAGGGAGGGGGGCGCCGTGTTACGTTGTCGGGGAGATGTTGCTGgcgagttgatgttgttttttttttgccttcttcagCCTTTCTCACTTGTTGTAAGCTTGAGGGTTGGGAATGAAAAACACTTcacttcacacacacgcagacgaGCACGTGATTTGCTTTCGACgatgaaatgatgaaaaaaaaaaatgcccaaacacacacacgaaactaTCGATCGCAGCTGGATCGAAGACGGCACTGACGTTGCTGTGCTGTGTGCCAAAACAATTACTTTGGTTGAAAATTTTGCTTGCCCAAGAAAAGCCAGCCTAGAactacacacacgcgcgactCTTTTCACGACTCTCTGGAgctgacgcttttttttttttttttggcgtggGGCAATTGTTACGCGCGCTGTTTGTGCAAGGAGCTTTGGTGtcccggggggtttttttttgttttgttttggtctGCTGCAGCCTGCAACAACACCgcgagcgccctctagcgaGGAGCGCAGGTAACGTGACGATgcagctggtgctggtggtggtgcatttccatcaccaccggcCTTTTCACCACGCGGCTGATCCGCGCGTGCATTCGATctgcaaaaatgaaacaaaaaaaaaaaaagaaataagatGCCATCAAGAAAACAGCGAGCAAGGGTGTGGAATATTGGTGCAACaatgaaggaaagaaaacgataCGGTGAAAGAATGGGGAAATtggcgaaacggaaaatgaagatTCACGCCACAGCGGAGGAGAGTTTTAGCCGCATGCATAAACATCGCAACCCTGGCGCGGTTCCATTGTATGCAGACTCTTGCCTTGTGACGGGGGCTTTTCTCTTCGATTTTGACAGCGCCGCCTGATGATGATGTCTTTCGCGTtgatgccgttttgttttaagcTTCTCTGCGCGCCCTCCCACCACGTTCAGTTCCGGCAGCCaggccgagagagagagagagagagggggggaaAAGCGAGTTTTCTCCGATCACCGAGCCCGATTGAAGCTGGGTTGcaattcaaatttgttttccaatcaaatttcaatttccagtCACGCCCAGCCACACTCCGGTGGGGTGATGAAGGATGAGTTTCTCATCCACTTTGGCCGTCGTCACGTAACGCTCCtccgtttggggtttttcatCTATCTATCTCAGTAGGCGAAATCTGCTGGAGACACTCGAGTAGCTCTAGGTGCTGCCTAGCAACCGTGGAGTGGAATAAAGAGCCACCAGAGAGTGCATCGTGGTCACGTGTTGATGAGACGAACACGATCTCGCGAACGTCACAGGCAGCAAAGCGACTGCATCACGGTCAGGTGTACCGTACCGGGGAACTCGAACCGGTAGCAACAAAAGCCCGACCGACTCGGCTAATGATTGCACATACAAACCGCGGCCCTGTTTTTAGCTTCGCGGCTCGCGTCATCATGGCGGAAGCAGCGCCATCGCACAAAGCAGCGATCAGAGAATCTGACACCGGCAATGACACTCTATATCCGCTTGGACATCTCCACATTCGTGCCGAAACCTCGCGCTGTGCGAGCTTATTTATGGTGCCTTTTGgtggctgattttttttttcttctcgtttttaCTACCCGCTTCATTGACGGGTTGAAGGTGAtcaggttttttgtttttgccactCTCTGCAGCAGTTCCCGTTTACGGCGCTTGGCCACACGATGGTTTTGGTGTTAATTAAAACCTCTAGCGACGCAAGCGGGAAGCGCTAAAAATGGAGCGCTTCGAGGGGGAGAAAAAGCAGCATAAGGAAAAGCGATCGGAAAAATCTGGCGGGAAATAATTGCACCCataacgagagcgagagagagagacggccGGACCCCTAAGCGAGGATGGCCAATCAACCCGAACCCACCGCACGCGCCCGGAAGAGAcaacaacgcgcgcgcgagttgCGTAAGGCGCTTCAGAAAAAAGCACTTTCATTGCGTTTCCGAgcccccgggaaaaccccgatCAATTTCTAATCACCCCACAGGGTGAAAGTGACCATCCAGCGAGTGCTGCGAGGGTTGAAAAGTCGCCCCAAGGTCGCTGGGGATGGATGGGGGGCTTAATTAGTCGCTCCGTCTCGTGTCGCGGCGGTTAATTGTTTGTTAAACCAAATCGTTAATCACGgggaaaacagcacaaaaaaagaaacgccgcGAGAGATTTGGCCATCAATTGCCGAGCTTAGCGctcacacaaaaaacggctgaaaaattgaattaaaaaaaagagcgtttGAAATGGTGACCATAAAATGgttcgccaccaccaccacctgctCTCAGGGCCGACGGTTCCGTGGATTAATGGATTCGTGGAGTGAAGCAAataagagaaggaaaaaaaaacactgactCCTCGAAGCGAAAAACCAGATCTCAAGTGGCAGCGGGGGAAGGTAAATCAGAGCCAGCAAATAAATTCCGTTTGCATACCTTACCACGCTCTCCCGCCAGCTTGCCAACCCTCAGGAGGTCCTCCATTCGAGCCGcgaaaccaacacacacacacacaccgatagCCAAAGAATTCCTTCAAGAACCACCCCCACTCCGCGATCGTGTGGAGAGGGCAGAAAGGAGGCGCTATggaggatacaaaaaaaaacaaacctgcagcagcagcaccccTTCAAGGCTGCGGAGTTGTCATTTTTCTCgcgctttttgcttttcctttctttttattctcctTCCTCCTGTAAGCAACCGAGCGCTCGCTCTCCGGCATAAAATTCCAGCCCCGTTCTAGCAGGGTGTGGGGTTTGAGAACGCGCGCAAAACATAGAAAAAACGGACTCTCTCGGCGGTCTTTGCTTAGAGTGCCAGTAAAATTAGAATATTAATAATCGCCCGAGCTGGGGTGTGGTCCTACAGAGCGAGCCCTACAGAACGGACCGGgttccgaaaccgaaccgaactgTGGTTGGGCTTTTTGCTGGGGGGAGTGAGCAGAGGGTGTGAAAGTTTTCAGTTTTCGTCGCGGCTCCCTCCCCGCAACGCGCAAGGTGGTTCGGGGAGGAATTTATTCGAAATCTTTCTCCCACTACTATCGGAGCGGGAGATATCCCAAACGGATCACAACCCCAAGAAACAGGTTTTCCAGTCACGCCAAAAATAgggagggatggaaaatgggtggcTACTAAAATAGCTACTGGCCTGGGGGGGTCGGTCGGTGACATCGGCAACAGGGAAAGAGGCCGCTTTCACCGGTTCATGGAAGCCAAAAGGACCCGGGGGCTGATTAGTTGGGAATGTTTGGTTGTtggagattttgttttttgtttttgggagtTTTATGCCGCATTTCTTTCGCCACGGTAAAGCTTTCAAGTGCAGCTTGCAAGTAGAAAGCGCTACATAACCGCTTCCGGAGGGGTttggcattaaaaataaaaaaaaggaaaccccgaGGATGCACGGAAGAAGCAACACCCTCTTAAGAGCCTCACGAGAGCCTCACGCGTGACTGCGTAATCCTTTTGCGATGTGATGCGTTTCGATTCGTCGCAGGTAGGAGCTTCTGCTCGCCCAACTCGCCATTAAGCGCTTCTTTACCACCACCCAGTCTGACGATCGAAGCCTGCCAACGTTTTGCCTGCAGATCGGGCTGTTTTAATCATTCGGTTTCGAACGACGGGGGGACCGTCTTCGTTCGCCAAACAAACGACGCGGTTCGTAACATTTCCCATCATCCcagcatcatcttcatcatgcaccatcatcatcatgatcatgatcatcatcatcatctcacATCATCAGCACCACACAGACAACAGACGACATTCCATCCACTCGGCGCGAGGATCACCCGGATCGCCGATCGCCAGGCTTTTCGCTATTAAAAATATCGATGATGTAACGATACACGATGAATTTCGCACaatgccatcatcatcatcatcaccgcgCGATCACGTTCACTTGCCATGCACACCGGTTTTTGCGCGCCGTTTTCGAATTATTGTCGACATGCGCAGTTCGATCGCTGGtttgcaaattaattaattcgCTCGGTGCACACCTGCAGCACCAGCTTCTGGCCCAGAGCGgtgaggtgtgtgtgtgcttttttttgtcacacaCTGTGTGATCGAACCCGCGTGTGTGCCCCCTTTGCAGAAGCTGGTGGGCTCAACTGCCCTTTCGTGGCATTCCAACTTGggtgagttgttttttttctcttcttctccttcttcaaGCACCTCCCCAAGATgcttcaacacacacacacacacacattcactcgTGACACTCGAGAATCTCGGCTGTGGCGGCCTCAAGAGATGTCAaaaggcgcgcgcgcacgatTGGTGCACGTAATCACgagtttgttgctgttggcacACTTTtctggttttttcttttgctggttGGGAGCAAAAACAATCATCGAAAAATTACCTTCTGCTGACTGGCTGGCTGACACGGCCGGTGGGGGGATGGTACactcgaaaccgaaacccctAGAGAGAAGTAGCGCACCCCTACgatgggggggggagagaacgACGAACCGAACGTCGTTGTTCAGGTTGTCTGGGttttttgggcttttttttctagaggAACACACGCCACAAGACTCGACACCGAGAGGGTTCACTTGGAAATGGCGATCGCCAGGTGATCGCGAGCCCGCGTCGAGGCGTCTTGGTTGGCGCACGATCACtatggggttgggtgggtggttaaAAGAAAAGGGGACCACACTCTCTCAACTCTCAAGACCAACGATATGAGGAACGGTAGCTGAACCCATGGAAAGAGCGTTATGGTTTGATGCTAAAAAAGCGATGGAGTTCTGCACGTGAGAAGAGCTTTCTTAGCAAACGATCTTTTCTAACCGACCCAATGTGTCGCTCAGGCCCATAGTGGCCAGGTGTATCGACCACCACAAACGTGTGCGGGTTTCACACAAACCCAGACAACCGCGTCGAGCGAGAGTGGGGAACAACAAATCGAAGCCCACGGTGAGACGGAACCTGTTCCTTTTGGGGGTTGGTTTCGGGTGAGCTTTTACTGTCGAGCTTTTCCGGACCCAAAACGACTGTGTGAAGGCTAAACTTCCTTTAGATGCTGCATTTTAAAAGTAAAATCGAATAACATCGGTTGTAATATGCGGGCTTTGATCCTTTAAAAAGCCACTCTAACGcgcgaagcaaacgaacgactCACAACTtccaagcgacgaacccgcgaGCGAAATTGCAACAGTCACGAGGCGGCCGCAATCCGCGTAGTGTGTTTACAAATAAACCCCCTATGCAAAGCCGCCGCCACACCGGAGTGGCCAAGTTTTGCCCCACATCcatatgtgtatgtgtgcatgtgtgtgtgtgtgtgtgttagtgaACCACGCCGGGTTTAGCCATTccttggcgcgcgcgcgcgcgatcgcgagctgaAAGTGATTCCAGCTACCGTTGGCCTTTCGCTGAAGATTCGAAAATTCTTCAACAAGTTTTAccactctctcgctcactctctctctcgaactCGTTTGCCCACCACGGGTTGCAAcagagcgtgtgcgtgtgtgtgtgtgtgtgtgcgaatggATCGGAATGCAGAAGTTGCAAAGCGCAGGCGCATCGGTTGCACGCATTCCTTTTTAAGCGCCTGCGTTGCGTTTTTGCCAATTGAGAGTGAAACGATCGGCCACGGGGGGTGTTCCTAACCGGTTCCCCTATTCTAAGCTTAAATATGGTGCTCTCCTGCCTACCGTACGAGCGGAATAGTAAATTACAATGTTTGATCCGCTGCATGAATGGTCTAATAACGTTGACGGTCCTTACTGGATGAATATACTGCACTGGGTGGGAACAAATCAATTTACCATCAATCAGGCGAAGTAACAGGTTCCTTAAAGAGGAAAGCGATTTCTAGAGGGAATGCACGTGAGCAGAattgcattattttgtttttataattttattttagcgCATCAAACGGAATGCTCAGATAATCCATTTCTTGTGCTTTTGAGTATTGCATAAAAATCCGTCTACCTTTCATGACGATGGCACTGATATTAATTCTAATTGTTTGGTTAACTAAACACAAACAGCGATAGGGaaattacaataaaatatgattGACGAAAGCGACTCTTTCGCTCGTCCTCAATCATCATCGATGGGAGAGATAAGACCGCGGATGCTATTCGAAAAGAAAGCAGGTGTGACGCTATTTGGCACGTGTTCCTCTTCGGCCGGAAAGTACGGAACGTGCTCCTGCTTAATGCTGATCCCCTCCATGCAAGGGGATTCGTTTTGAGCATTGAAAATTTCCTCGATCTCAATCACGCTCTCACGCTCATCGTACACAATTGGGTCCGTGTCATAGATGTCCATGGAATCGTACAGCTCCTGAAGTGCCATTTTCATGTCCTCGGCATTTTCCTGCGACATTTGTAGTATCTCTTCCGCATCCAGTGTTAACTCGTTACGCTCAGCCGGTAGCTCAGTCACAATTTCCTCCGTAACGACTTCTTCGTCTGGAGCGGGCTGTGAAAGGGGTTCTGCGAAagcagcgacaaaaaaaagttacaaataaaaaagccatGCAATGGGAAACGGAACAGAGCAAAAGAACCCGCGTATATTACCTGCATCGGCACCATCGTAGTATATCGGCAAATAGCTTCCCAAACACTTCTGCAAATCGGCCACACTAACCGGACCGTAATACCCGGCGatctgtttcgttttcacgTACGGTGGTTCATTCACCACGCTGAAATCGATGTACGCCTGGGGAATCTCAACCGCACACGGTCCACTCTGCAACTCGGCACGGATCGTCTTCTCGACGTAGCTCATTTCGGTTAGAATTTTCACATTCGCCTGCGCAAACTCGGCGTGCTGGCGGCGCACACGAAAACCATGTTTATTCGCCAGCGAGCAGCATCCCTTGACGTTGCTTTCGTGCACTCGAATCATCGGATCGGACAACCAACCGTCGAACATCTCCGCGTTGCTGGCTTTAAACTTCGGATGGCGGTACAACCGGCACGACGCTTCAATGACGCCACGCTCGGAGACATCCAAATCCTCTAGATCTAGCTTTTCGAAGCCGGCGTGTTCCAGCAGCCAGAAGAAATCATCCAACGTTTCGCAGGCGAAGATTTCCCTCACGCACGACGCCCAGTTAGCTTTCATTAGCGTTTCGTTGAGCACGAGCACGGTTCGGTCTTGATTCCAGCGGAGATACTCGAGCGAGCTGGCGTTCGTCACCAGCCATAGTTTAAGCTCGAAACGAAACTTTTTCACTTCAATTTCGGGCATGATTGCCGTCGTATCGTACGCGGTCTCGGGTGTAGCTTCCATCATtagaaagaaacaaagcgcTCTCTTACACAACTGCCTGATGCTGCAGAATTAACTACTGCCGGATTACGCAACCTAGCTGCTGTGACAAGGCACTTTGACTAATCCGAGAATGTCATGCGTGCGAAAATCTTTCCTTTTACCCCGGTAACCATAGCAACCTGAGCGGGAAATACGCGCTCTTTGGTAACACCTTGTAACGCAGCATTCACCCGtcaagatgatttttttcacgCGGGATAAAATGCCGACCATGTCCTCCGACGTCAAAGGTGGGTGTAGCTAGAGATAGGCCACACAAGTGTGTTTGTATAACttaagcataatttattcgaTTCGTTCCGTTCAGCTAGCTTTATAATACATGGATTATATACTCAACTCTGCCAGTACAGGAGAGAAGAAACTAACGTATGAGTATTCTACTTAATCGTTCCATGAACCCACATTTGCCGTAACAACGCTTGCAACACCGAAAATAACACTTAACCACTTAGTCATACCAACATACACACTCCGTTTCGTTGTACAACTTGGAACTGGAAGCCTGTCGTCTGCTTATCTAACTCGTCCTTCGTTAGGAAGGACCTTTCAAACATCTTTGATACATGGCTTTAATTGTAATTACCCCCTAAAATCAGGATTGAACGGTGCCTGAACAGCGTACGCTTCAGTCATCACTTGGTCGTAGGTTGGCGGATCGCGCTGTTGCCCAATCTGTGGTCCTGTGGCAGCTGGTGCCGATGCCATTACAGGTGTCGGTCCAAGCACCGGTGCCGCATGTGGTGTTGGCAGTGAGGGAAACTGAACCGAGGAAGCATTCGGCATGGCAGGAGCTGGTGCAGCCGACTGCTGCAACGAGTACGTCTGAACGTATCCCTGCGGGGGATATCCTGGTGCCTGAGCGGTCTGATTGGGCATCATCATGACCGGATAGGCGGATGTACCCGTCCTGTGTCCTTGTATTACTGCTCCCGCAGGTAGCGCGGGAGGAACGGC encodes:
- the LOC128725802 gene encoding uncharacterized protein LOC128725802, with product MVLVTFLIVFILICLLLGWTIKKCCKRTNQGMVIATPVTITSGVHLVGPGVTQAVPPALPAGAVIQGHRTGTSAYPVMMMPNQTAQAPGYPPQGYVQTYSLQQSAAPAPAMPNASSVQFPSLPTPHAAPVLGPTPVMASAPAATGPQIGQQRDPPTYDQVMTEAYAVQAPFNPDFRG
- the LOC128724516 gene encoding uncharacterized protein LOC128724516, translated to MPEIEVKKFRFELKLWLVTNASSLEYLRWNQDRTVLVLNETLMKANWASCVREIFACETLDDFFWLLEHAGFEKLDLEDLDVSERGVIEASCRLYRHPKFKASNAEMFDGWLSDPMIRVHESNVKGCCSLANKHGFRVRRQHAEFAQANVKILTEMSYVEKTIRAELQSGPCAVEIPQAYIDFSVVNEPPYVKTKQIAGYYGPVSVADLQKCLGSYLPIYYDGADAEPLSQPAPDEEVVTEEIVTELPAERNELTLDAEEILQMSQENAEDMKMALQELYDSMDIYDTDPIVYDERESVIEIEEIFNAQNESPCMEGISIKQEHVPYFPAEEEHVPNSVTPAFFSNSIRGLISPIDDD